A section of the Microbacterium sp. MM2322 genome encodes:
- a CDS encoding phage holin family protein, with protein sequence MSTPRGFRDRGDDSLLGLVGDLPELVKNLIVAEINAAKTWAARTGKDAGVVGLWFVLALFFLFWTLPAIGAFTVIGLSSWMAPWLAALILVVLGLLLVVITALLGLLRVRRMKNRENPAKALSTDARIVKEVADEF encoded by the coding sequence ATGAGCACGCCTCGCGGATTCCGGGACCGGGGTGACGACAGCCTCCTCGGCCTCGTCGGCGACCTGCCCGAGCTCGTCAAGAACCTCATCGTCGCCGAGATCAACGCGGCCAAGACGTGGGCGGCGCGCACCGGTAAGGATGCCGGCGTCGTCGGCCTCTGGTTCGTCCTGGCGTTGTTCTTCCTGTTCTGGACGCTGCCGGCGATCGGCGCGTTCACCGTCATCGGGCTCTCGTCGTGGATGGCGCCGTGGCTTGCGGCCCTGATCCTCGTCGTGCTCGGACTCCTCCTCGTGGTCATCACCGCGCTCCTCGGACTCCTCCGGGTCCGGCGCATGAAGAACCGTGAGAACCCCGCGAAGGCCCTGTCGACCGACGCCCGAATCGTGAAGGAAGTGGCCGATGAGTTCTGA